The segment ACGGGGTGCGCCGCGAAGTCGACGCCCCTGTCCCGCAGCTTGCGCACCAGCTCGGCGGAGAGGCCCGGGAGCTGCACCCGCACCCGGTGCACCCTCGACGGCGCCAGCGCCGGGTCGTCAAGCTCGACGACGGCCACCGTGCCGTTCTCGAAGAAGTCCACCTTCCGCACCGCGCTGGCGTTGAGGTAATCCAGGAACCGCGAGTAGGACATCCGGTTCGACGTCACCTCCTCCGGAGCCAGCGCCGGCGCTGTCTCGGCACGCGCCCGCGCTGGGTCTCTCACGGCGAGACCGAGCCCGCCGAGACCCATCCCCGCGGACTGCAGCAGCCTCCTCCTGCTGAAACCGGCTGTGTCTGACGACGACTTCGACGACGACGGAGGCGCACGCTTCTGTCCAGGCGCCTGCTTGGACACGTCCTGCGCCCGGCAGATGGGCAGGCGgctcgtcgtggtcagggacATGGTCGTCGGCGACATCGGCAACTAATCGGACTAGATCGACTACCTACTGGTTAAGTGGTTATACTGATGAGTGATGCAAAATTGCAATGCAGCGTCGTACGCGCGCGAGCCGTGTCAAGTTTCAGTCGTCCTTGCGGTTTTGGAGGGAAAGAACACGGGGCAGCGAGCCCTGGTTTAAATAGATTCATCCATGTCACGGCGAAATGTctcgtgtttgattggcatCGATTTGAGATGGTTTTCTCCCGTAGTTTCGTGAGTTGGTACCGGATGGGCTTGTCCGGTTGCGCTTCGTGTAACGTCTAGAACCCGTCGGCGGATAATCCCCTGTCGTCCCGGGCCGAAATCCAGGTAGCCAAATTATTTTGTGTGGATCGCGTCCGCCGGCTCCACCGAACAGTAGAGTAAGCTCTAGCGGCGTCCGGTGTTTTTTTCTTGTCGCCGCGGCCCGCGCAGCGCACGGCCGCACACCTGGGTTCGCCGCGCCCGCACGCGTCTGGCTTTATCCTCGTGTCGGCGTGTCGCTACCGTCGACCGGCTACCTCACGTGCAGAAGAGTACTACGTAAGGCCGTCGCGCCTGTTTTTTCCTCTAAGGacgtgtttaggccttgtttagttgccaaaaaattttgcaaaatttttcagattccccgtcacatcgaatctttagaggtatgcataaaatattaaatatagacgaaaataaaaactaattacacagtttggtcggaattgacgagatgaattttttgagcctagttagttcatgattggacaatatttgtcaaatacaaacgaaattggtactattcacattttgccaaaaattttgaaactaaacaaggccttagattgggaacgaaaattttttaggacaTGTACAACGCATAGACGAAGATATGTCTCTAACCACCTCGAATCTATCATACAGACAGGTATAAAGACAGGTCATACAACCCACAGACAGGTGTTCGTCTCTAAAGCTGTTTAATGCTTTGTATGTAGATAGGATCAACTATAAATAAACTTTTGTATGTCATTGTGTGGCTATTTGATAGAAAatatatcaagaataaataagagtaacataattataatatttttttaaaccaTCAATGtaataattatattatatatagtagcaacataatatttttaaaaccatcaatataataattatattatatattgcAATGCCTTTGACTAATTTTCTTTGTTTCCATAACGTTGCCATATATGCTCGATTAGATCCTTCTTGAGCTTCCTATGTGTTGGCCGAGCTTTGATAGCAGAATTTCAATGAAGTGCCTCTGCGAAGGTAGGATCAGGGTTGTCGCTTGTACGCACTTTAGGTGGAAGCACTATCGTCGCACTTGGATtctcattcaaatccaagacttCTCTAATTGAATCCTTCTCATCTTCCACTATCATATTGTGAAGTATAACACAAGCTTGCATTATGTTAATAACATCCTCCTGCTTCCATAACCTTGCTGGTCGACGAACAATATCAAAGCGTGATTGTagcacaccaaatgcacactcgaCATCTTTCCTCgcaccttcttgcatcaatgCAAATAATTTATCTTCCTCCGACTGAGGGGCCGTCACAGTCTTCACAAATACTGCCCATTCTGGATATATTTTATCAGCAAGATAGTAACTCGTGTCATATTGTGTTCCGTTTATGTTATAGTGTACTGCAGGAGCTTCACCTTTTATTGCTTGAATGAATAGTGGTGACTTATTTAGAACATTTATGTCGTTCTGAGACCCGGCGGTACCAAAGAAAGCATGCCATATACGAAGATCTCGAGTTGCCACTGCTTCAAGGATCATAGTAGGAACGCCTTTGTCACCACGTGTGAACATGCATGCCCAACCTTTCGGGTAATTCTTCCATGCCCAATGCATACAATCGATGCTTCCCAACATTCCTGGAAAATCACGAGCCTCATTTTCTTGCAAGATTTTTTCTAGTTCATCACTTCTTGGAGGGCGCAGATATTCTTCACCAAAATTTTCAATCACTCCTTCAGCAAATTTTCCCAAAATCTCCAAACAAGTGCTTGCAGCAATCTTTAACACCTCATCAAGTTGATCAGCCGAGGTTCCATAAGCTAGCATCCTAATGGCAGCAGTACACTTTTGGAGCGGTGAAAGTCCACTCCTGCCAGTTGCATCGGGTCTTTGGGTGAAATAAGGAGACCAATCACTAAGTGTGTGCACAATACGTAGGAACAACGACTTATTCATCCTAAATCTCCTACGGAAcatctcatcggtgtagataGGATTTGCAGAAAAATAATTAGCGACAAGATCTTCGTGACCTGCTTCTCGATTTCTTGGTATGAACCTCCTTGATCCACtttgtcgacgacgacgacgagatcCAGTTGATGCTTCTTCGTCGATGCCGGCCTTGAATTCCTCTGCTGCGATATCTTCTAAAATTTCATCCTCTTCTAGCATATCTTCCACGGTGAACACCTCTGTAGGATCAAAGTCTTCGACATCTTGCAGGGCGTCTTCTGCATCATGTGGCTCCATAGGAACTAACTACAGCAGGGTGGTGGAATGAAGAAATGTACAGTGGCAGGATGCAACTGGTACCATTTTATAGTACGAGAGCTAACACATTCACATACTAGTGGAGCACTAGTGACACGGAAGCAATATCTAAATGATAACTGATAATAGTGGAGCACTAGTCGCATGCAGAGCTCTATTCGCATGCAAAGCTCTGTTCGCATTCAGATAACTGATCATAGTGGAGCACCTCTATTAACTGATAATAATGATAACTGATAACTATTAGGTTCCTGTTCACATTCAGATAATAGCTACCATTCATGAAAAAAATGCAGGTTCACATTCAGATAACTGATAATAGTGGAGCACCTCTATTAACTGATAATATTGATAACTAATAGATGGACACATTTAGATAACAACTACCATTCATGAAAAAATGCAGGTTCACATTCACTGATCCTAGCAAAGTTCCTGGACACATTTAGATAATAACTAGGAAGACAACAACTACCAAAGCTCTGCAAGTCATCATTACCCATGTCCGCAAAAAACCTACACAAAATAGTGCATATATGTATGTCAAGTTGGCAACACATAAAAGTGATTGTTTAACATGCACAGGTTGTCCAATTTACCTGTTCAGATAGATTCAGGAAAAAGGGCCTTCCTAAGACACTTCATGGCAGCAACTCGTTCTGTTTTTTCCGCATCACACATTAAACTTGTATCTTGTGAGATAAGATTGTTATAAGCCTCcatcatctttgattctttctcAAGCTTCTTTCCTTCTTTGTTCTCTTGTGCTGTAAGGTGGACAATTTTTGTGGTCTCAAGCTTCTCAGATGATAGCTTTTCTTGCAGTTCCAATATCTTCAAGCGCTTTGCATTTGTTTCCTCTTGGAATTTGCTAAATCTATCAAATTTGTCTATATCAATAGCAGATTCCTTTGAGTTGCCATCTTCATCTGAGCTGGGTTGTTTTGACTGCTTTTTTGCAACAAGAGCTGCCTTTTTTGCTGCCTTCTGACCCATTGGTCGCTTTGGCATCTCTTCCAAAATTTCATCATTTTCCTCCTTATCTCCTTCAAGGTGAAATGATTTCCTTTTACGTGcattcttcaactcttcattgTATGTTTTCCACTTTGTCACTTTCCTACAAATTTTCCAAACCTCAATCCCAGCAAAGGGTCCTAACTTTGCATCTTTATTGTCTGCCACATAGAACTTGTGGGCTGCATCAATCCACATTTGATCAGAATATCCACTTGTAAATAATCTGCGAGCCTTTACATAAGCACATTCAAAGAGATCTGTCCACCTATTAATCTTGTGCCATCTATCCTTGCATTGCttcagatttctttttcgaAGTGGCGGTGTAGTCTTGTTGTAAGATTCAACAACTTCACCCCAATATTGGTTACCACCCTTATCAGCTCCACAAGTAGAGTCTGTGGAATGTTCTATCCAAGCGCTCATCAATCTAACATCCTCGTCCTCTGTCCATAGGATACGTCTCTCAATCCTAATATTTTCTTCATCATTGTAAGGCTGTGGAagcatgatctccacttcaggTGGTGAACTTGCTTCGGTGTTGGCGGACACTGGTTTGTTGTGGATAGGTGCACCAACCAAATGAAAGTTGTGTGGCTGATTATTGAAGTAGTTCATGAAACCACCAGGAGGACGTGGGTCTTTATCCCTGCAGGAAACATAGGTAGTATTAACTGAATGAATTGGTGTGCAGAGTTGTTCTGAATCGACATGGCCTCCGCGTGCTCTGTTCAGATTTACTAGATAAAGTAGTTATTAGTAGTACTTAGCTGCTCTGCTTACTATGTTCAGTTCTAGTACGGCTTGGCAAAATGCAGTTGGTCAAGAGCATTTTCAGTCACCATCTTGTCTTAGAAAAACAAATATATACAATCTATGACTTGTAAGATAAAACACATACATACAGCCTATGACTTGTATAGACACTATGCGTCATGTATAGTTTACTGAATCTGAATTTCCTGCTGCTATCATTTGCAGATAGAATACAACCAGATCTACTGgtaatagaaacaaaaataattaGCTGTCAGGTACAAGCATTTGCAACCATAGTAATTTAAAACTAACTATCTACAAAAGTAATTGAAACAAAAGCCTATGCGACAAAATCATTTGCAAACTAGTGATTTACAAGCATCGATTGCTAACACAAAGagtgtaacatcccaaaaattcacattcaaaaatcactcgcattaaaaaattattttcaaaatatatttcaaaaactataaatcatttgagctctatagtatctccatctaattctttttccatccattctaattatccatctttaaatataacctgcaccgcatggcatgagcatcatatgtccgctacttatccctcttgctcgctcgctctgcccgatacccggcaacggcgcgtgcgccgaccccaccaccatcagcgCCGCAGAGCACTCACGCCCGGCCCCCTCGCCGAGCGCACTCGCTCGCGCACGCACCGTGGCATGCGGGCCCCACCTCTTGCCTTTTCCCGCGCCTCTTTTGCTGtacaaaaagatagcaagtCGCAATATACAACTAGGCACCATTTATATTTTTTGCGCACAAATAATagcaagtaccagcaagcttacatgcgagaaaacatatcagtgcacctacacgaatatatatctcatgcatgcatgcaggacatgccaccgaccatttgcatgcacctgcatgcaaggacacggtgattaggcaccgtccatttgcatgcaacgtgcatgcaaatggaacaTCGTCCTTCGCAtgaaattaggcaccgaccatgcgctacagtagcatttttaatggcacgcagctgagcgctttggcctataaaaagccagcctcgggtgctcattCTCACCActcgagaaacacgttcactcactcgctcactcgctctcacttcgcgtataccgtatacggccatacgcataagccgagctcgactgtcgtcgcaagacgaggtgagcagctcatgagcatctccttgctcttctctgtctttttgtagttttttttctgtattttttccatgtatttgtctgtaccggttcactgccaagaactccacgaatagaaccatgacatacagaagagttctaatgactcctgctaatttctctctaaccatgcatgcgtgggccataagcattaactccaccaaatagtacatgcatgcatgcactaccagccaagcaaatgcccacgtgaagcatccatttCTTAATcaccgttagcctttttcgcatgattaaagtccggccatttcacaaatgccacatgctaactctgattttaataattctttttcctaaattcatctaaaatcatgacctacctcccatattaatttcatgatttttggagctcatttgaatttatatgattatttatctgtgtctgttgtctgtgtcgtctgtcgcgtattttagctgacggagtgaacgagccggaaaacgagaacgttggaaacgagtaccgtgagtttgacgccgaggacccggactgtcagcaagagtttgctgaggacgccgacggaggcaagtccaaccgatcccctttgatgcatattgatcctatttttaaacacaacccgtagaagccgttttaaatattgcatgtacgatatatgtacgaagtattttcgctgcttagttaaaacctgttgaatagccattcttgaattgatattacccgataattgtcttgttcgaacctaagaacaaataatatgttatgacagaaatattattatttagtatgcttaggacttgttactcatcctggatactcatcgctatattttcccaaatataatgattttaaaagtaaaaggtgtgagtggtgaaaataaattatgggtattatgaaagggttaatgaacaagttatagatgtgattactatggagatggggcggatgggatctcttttggggatgccctggtgttgtggcttataccttgcggggttaagcgtgaagatatccgccttgtctcgattaaggactgagttgatgattcatcttgcctaactcatttatcgtacaaccactcgccttgcatgggaaaggcttagcctaaatccctctagttagtatggcaatcacctggaggcaggtgtgcaacgggacactaagtaatgtatgtgaaattgtgaaaatatatgaaaagagctttgtgaattattgtggtatcatgagatgtggctttagtgttcccgtggtgagcgccattacttagctatggagggtaatgactttgatggatctgtgcttgcacgacggtgtaagttatggtatcctacttgtgggaaaagtgtacaacctctgcagagtgtaaatctatctggatagccgtgtccgcggtctcggacgggttatggtttggtttcaacaactagatgggttggtatgagtgaaaacatgagagtgagtgtgattttggaaataaatggttgactgccattgtgttgtgggaacaagggttcaacaacacttaaaattgtgatcaaacccccatttttagaaatactatcatatgtggaaaaaaaaggtcttttacaacagtatttgtgaaatgaaaccttgcatgtgtaaaaagatagctttatgcaaataaaactaagcctcatccttgatttatccatatgcatatatattgttaaccccttccgtagggtaaggttggatttgctgagtactttgtactcacccttgctttattaaacagaggaagatccggacttcgatcccgaagtggcgttcgagtaaggtcgtgtctgcacccaactaagcctgtggcattgggactcgtcagatgttcgatggcgatatcgtttgtttctgggtcctttggacctatgttgtattttggtgtcttattattatagcgtgccttcattGTCCACGCTTatcgagactactgcgctgaaacttatctgatgtaataaatgtgttactagcctcctgggactagtattgtatcacatttgagttcctggtttaccaggggcgcttcaaaGAGATAGTGACTGATTTTTTTGACAGGGCAAGCAGAAATAATGtccatctaaatttttttggcagGGCAGACATAGATAGTGACTGAATATTCTTCAGTTATTCTTCTACTGTAATCCTAACTAGGACTGATAGTCACAGATCCAAACGTTTTGAGTGATTACCATGATGCAAAGCCAGGAGAAGAAGGATCATCGCTGGCCGCATCCCACAGAGCTGGAGACGGTGAAGGGGGGAACGGAAACCCATCCATGGACGAGGAAGAGCTGGGGAAGGCACCAAAGCTGGATCCATTGATGGACGATGGTGCTGTTGCCGCGCCCTTGCCGAGACCACCGGTGGTTGGGCGAGTCGTTGCCGCTGCTGAGCCACCACCACGTCCGAGGGAGCGGGCCATCAGCATCGAGCCGCCACCACGACCCAGGGAGAGAGCCGTCGGCACCGAGAAGCCACCGCGACCGAAGGTATGGGCTGGGGTCGCGGCTGCCGCTGCTTCAAGGCCGATGGTGTGGAGCTCTTCTTCTTCCTAGCTGCGGCCGGCGGGGACATCGCACCCAAATCGAAGACGAGCAGAGTGGGAGGCGGAGAGGTGGAGATGGATTTGGGGAAGACAACACCGAGATATATTGAGGTGGAGATGGATTTTGGCGCGCAAAACTCCCGCGCGCGCCCAAATCGGCTGCTGCCTTGCGCGTGCCCACTGCTGACCACGCCGGATCCGGGCACACCATCGACTCTCAAAGATGAGGCCGTACAACGGTGCTGCGGCGTCTCTTCAGCCTCGGAGCACGGGACACAGCCGTCGCCTCGCGAGACGATGGGACGCTCGTCTCTCGGTGGAGTCAAGGTTGTTTTTGTAAAAATGTCGTCTCCGAGACGGGGCAAAAGACGGCGTTGTACGTGCCcttaggtgtcacatcggatgtgtcggaaggatgtcgggaggggtttttagaaactaataaaaaacaaattacatagctcgtcaggaaactgtaagacaaatttattaagcataattaatctgtcattagcatatgtgggttactgtagcacttaaggctaatcatagagtaactaggcttaaaagattcgtctcgcgattctcaactaaaccgtgtaattagtttatttttttatctacatttaatgttccatgtatgtgtccaaagattcgataggatggatgaaaaatttttgggtggagaactaaacagggcctaatttGTTTATTTTCACATTTCTCGAAATTATTGGAAACATGACAAGCCGATAAGAGATAAAACAGGACGAGATTTCACAGGAACCAAATGAAAAACAGGCTATGCTTTTTTCCAGTCAGTATTTGCAAAATCTCATTTTCATATTGAtgtattatttcttttttttaacaaaaatgTCTAGAATAATAGTCCAATTGTATGCAAGAGGCAGACCATCTCAAATGATCTACTCCATCCGTCCTGTAATATAGTGTATTTAGGACAGATTAATAGAGATTTACAAAGGATGTATGTGCCCTCACTTTATTTTCTAATAAGATGCTATCATTAATACGATTAGTGGTGATTGATTGATAAATGGAAAAAACATTTAATGAAAAATTGATTTGTCTTCTAGAATGTCTTATATTTGAGGATAAATTTGAATGTCATAATGCGCTATATTGTACTCACTCCATATCCACATagaaagtcgtttaggacaatgACACGGACTCCAAAGTTTAATTTTGACTccatgtttttataaaaatatttatcaaaaagtgatatatgtatattttttataaaattatttttgaagacaaatctattcatatgtttttcacattttcaaactcaacaacttaacagttattcataatttatattTCCAATATTTGATCCAAATTTTATtcaaaacgactttctttatggaTATGAAGGAATAAGACGGATGAAGTACAGCTTAGTAATAATCCATAATGGTGTAACCTCACACATGACACACCACAAAGGCACCTAGGCACAGGAATTGCCGCACACCCGCACAAAAACTGCAGGCGCACGACGTTTATCAGCCTACTCCTTCTGTCCTTAAGTATATATTGTTtgcaactttaactaaatacatattaaaaaatattaatatttatggcaCATTATTAGTATCATTGAAAGGGTGCCCTTGGTTGGACTCTGGATTCAAAAGAAAGAGATTAACAAGTATATTGACAAAAAGTTATTATACTCTCTCTCTTAATACAAATAAGAATTATAAATTTATACTAGCAAAAAAGTATTTTAgtcattttctatttttttgaaAGAACCAGATGAAACTATTGGCCTTTTATTTCGGTGTTTTAGACTACACATACGAGAAACGGTAAATCTTTATCTCACTCAGGTGTTTCTATCCCTTCGCTCACTCGATTTCTTGGCCGTCCATCTATGCTGTCAACGGAGCAGATTGTAGCGGTCTCAGGGCTAGATGTCAGGTGTGTCGGTAGTTGCACGCGGTACGCCTACGACCATGCAGATGGTAAGCGGTCATGCTACCGGCTGTCAAGTCAGATCACATCACCTCGGTTCTTATATGCAGCCATGCATATATATTTATTCTTTTAATTGAAACATATTACATCTCCTTGAACCATATTTTACTATATCTATTTAGGTGTAAATTCATGTGTTTGTTGATGTAATTTTTCAATTTGTAtgttttctatgatttttttttatcttcTTCTAATTTGTCTTCCATAAAACAAATCTGTTTAATGTATATATTCTATGTTTGTTTTTCTTTAAATTTTTTCTAATTTGCCTTACATAGAACTAATCTGttttttctatgtttttttGCTATGGTCTTGTTCTAATTTGCTTTTTATAGAACTAATTTGTTTAATCTATTCTTTTTTTTACGTTTTTCTTTGATTTTCTTCTAATTTACTTTTCATAAAACTGATCTGTTTAATTTGTATTTTTTCCTATGTATTTTATTCTGATTTTGATCTCTTTTTATTTGGTTCCTTAGATGTTGATCTTGTAGTTACAGGAATCGAGTGTTGTAGAGGCTCGGAACACTCGATTTAGTTTGCTTGGTAGATTCGAGTGTTTTAATGTGTTTTGTCACTCGGGTGACAAGAGGGTGTAAATCACCCGACATTTGAGTAGACAGACCCTACGAGAAAAGCAATTCTATTTATTCTCACGATGACAACCTATAGCAGCTGGTAtcaacttttttaaaaaaagaaaaaaaaacagcggACCAGATCGTTGCTGTGCTCCAGCCTCCAGGCCTTGCATTAGCCATCAAGCGTCGCTGCGGCCCAAGCCCAGCCCCGCCCACGCCAAGGTCGCACACGCCTGCGTCCTCAACGTTGACATCTTCGACTTCAACGGCCTCGTTGAGCTTCCCTTTCGAGCCTGCCTGCCACGCGTTCCATTCCATGCCTTCCGCGGTCTGTGCTCAGCACTGCCCGTGCTCGATGACGAGATCAAGAGCGGACTTCACGGGAACCGGTTTTTCGAGAACGCGCTGCCATGGGAATCCTTGTCAATATTTGAATTTAGGAGTTTATAGGTTgttttgaaagaaaaaaaatctgacatactccctccatttcaaattataatacATTTTAAAAAccttagaaaataaaaaaaaattaagttaactaaaattataataaaaattacaaaaaattataatattaaataggtataatatgaaaatataataattgataaagaatctaataatatttagttggtatcataaatactattattttattatataaattttattAAACTTGAGATCCTTTAACTCTTTAAAATTCTTAGATTGTCTTTTAATTTTAGATGGATGGAGTATTTCACATTTTAAATACCCAAATGAAAATCGTGATCCTGTCACTACACTTACACAAGTGTAGGTAGAGGTAGAGGCTGGTGGAATTAAGGTAGCTGGGCAAAAAATACAAAGAATCTAATCGAAAATATTGAAACTGATTTTTCAGTACCTAGTTTGGTTCTCATGAACCAAATTTACCAAGGTATATATTT is part of the Sorghum bicolor cultivar BTx623 chromosome 10, Sorghum_bicolor_NCBIv3, whole genome shotgun sequence genome and harbors:
- the LOC8065526 gene encoding uncharacterized protein LOC8065526; amino-acid sequence: MFRRRFRMNKSLFLRIVHTLSDWSPYFTQRPDATGRSGLSPLQKCTAAIRMLAYGTSADQLDEVLKIAASTCLEILGKFAEGVIENFGEEYLRPPRSDELEKILQENEARDFPGMLGSIDCMHWAWKNYPKGWACMFTRGDKGVPTMILEAVATRDLRIWHAFFGTAGSQNDINVLNKSPLFIQAIKGEAPAVHYNINGTQYDTSYYLADKIYPEWAVFVKTVTAPQSEEDKLFALMQEGARKDVECAFGVLQSRFDIVRRPARLWKQEDVINIMQACVILHNMIVEDEKDSIREVLDLNENPSATIVLPPKVRTSDNPDPTFAEALH
- the LOC8065527 gene encoding glutathione S-transferase T3, with product MDGFPFPPSPSPALWDAASDDPSSPGFASWDKDPRPPGGFMNYFNNQPHNFHLVGAPIHNKPVSANTEASSPPEVEIMLPQPYNDEENIRIERRILWTEDEDVRLMSAWIEHSTDSTCGADKGGNQYWGEVVESYNKTTPPLRKRNLKQCKDRWHKINRWTDLFECAYVKARRLFTSGYSDQMWIDAAHKFYVADNKDAKLGPFAGIEVWKICRKVTKWKTYNEELKNARKRKSFHLEGDKEENDEILEEMPKRPMGQKAAKKAALVAKKQSKQPSSDEDGNSKESAIDIDKFDRFSKFQEETNAKRLKILELQEKLSSEKLETTKIVHLTAQENKEGKKLEKESKMMEAYNNLISQDTSLMCDAEKTERVAAMKCLRKALFPESI